A window of the Cygnus atratus isolate AKBS03 ecotype Queensland, Australia chromosome 4, CAtr_DNAZoo_HiC_assembly, whole genome shotgun sequence genome harbors these coding sequences:
- the TET2 gene encoding methylcytosine dioxygenase TET2, with amino-acid sequence MEQDRTNHVDGNRLSPFLIPQSPVCQAEPSAVKLQNGSPATERPEVEVNGDHKRLFIKSNYGVPHVKGSPNHRVSPDLLQEMKVCSKYMQNGGIKRTFSEPSLYGLHQSKKVKQDKEVNGEKAEPDDNYEKPSVSNCYSEKKAESFTGQENEASELIPSTRYNSGGSENPHDLLIQNEQERENVHCHNRDIVLLLKNKAVPMPNGATVSASSMESMHGELLEKTLSQYYPEHVSIAMQKNTSHINAITSQATNELSYETTHSSHTSGQITSPQTSNSELPQVPAVVVTEVYNAEDSSKPPVLPGSCSLQKPELQLQQQIPGYDTHQLSVGNSTVRGSVGQVPNQDLSLSSSSNLQAQNTALERFSEHAENNGAFFKQNSMFHKDSSTPPAPEMNSALSGVAREGRHSYDNGEETLPGEIENEGQQQGLVPESPNLSQQQLHPPQRLPQQVPTSQQDVSESNPRAAAAALIQQRPEEMPPPPEPPLQSLQACGSDGELPQRCQHFPGQREPEIPPDKEKDQAKEPVQQPQRYSKPAWIELVSTQFRQGEPPHKPSEALLRSILQFQANTPETAYTKQYAGSPDALKGPSGQPQSQKIMQQEQIPPLYKSETSQLQPHPTADPQLLFQKHSPQPQLAKMDPPRKSQVQQHPAQQLHFQQRPEQPAEQPLGAPLKQQHLNPPPGESEQFLHSHILQQMLQKQAQQTQLLCSPQLTPNQQQALQMRSKEPPQAVSHSQSTLEQQLDRTSFSQLKTDECFQTGNKYMKPAAFPLHSPQLGLEQVQSVNNKAPLYSQKTNAGLQHPCPNNVHLISEKENAANVERFGAKKMQDLQHVQYFSNNLPPKQDVNHCFQEQEQQTQQASVIQLPLQQTQGYGGSLNQELPSHQAPQMPQRYLPHSQQTPPHAPEQRGCHLQTQTQKDFQKHAALRWHLLQKQEQQAYQQPKPELGPSTARKPIKIEAGTKSNVCMRPSTGQLENKMWKKTIKQENQHFSCENMQQKSIIETMEQQLKQIQVKSLFDHKTFTVKSPKHVKVETAGPITILSRNTCAAEFDTQTPISEQQANSSAEKTPTKRTAGTVLNNFLDSPSKLLDTPVKNLLDTPAKTQYDFPSCSCVEQIIEKDEGPFYTHLGAGPNVAAIREIMEERFGQKGKAIRIERVVYTGKEGKSSQGCPIAKWVVRRSSQEEKLLCLVRERAGHTCETAVIVILILVWEGIPTSLADKLYSELTDTLRKYGTLTNRRCALNEERTCACQGLDPETCGASFSFGCSWSMYYNGCKFARSKIPRKFKLMGDDPKEEEKLESNLQNLSTLMAPTYKKLAPDAYNNQIEYEHRAPECRLGLKEGRPFSGVTACLDFCAHAHRDLHNMQNGSTLVCTLTREDNREIGQTPEDEQLHVLPLYKVSDVDEFGSAEGQEEKKRNGSIQVLTSFRRKVRMLAEPVKTCRQRKLEAKKAAAEKLSSLENGSSKAERDKSAAARNKQGNSEAAGHAKQLADLLRLSGPASQQQQQHPQRTLPNSSQSNPINSYSGSGSANLYVRLPNPAGGYPSSSYTSDPYGGSSPMNLYTTSSQPAGSYLNSSSPMNPYSGSLSQNNQYPPYPCNGNMPMDNCPSYLGSYPSQHQHMDLYSCQSQDPMSKLSLPPIQTLYQHRFGNNQSFGPKYLNYGNQNMQVDSFSNCTIRPNVHHVGSFSSYSTHEADGHFLEVASRLKSNLSNPSMDYASMNKNTEHHHVQPPPHLAHDYHPAPSMFSGPPNSLHLQNKDSEMISHAVNGLSSMLPGQNHDRTTPQGGLDKTDVLNPEKAEDPDEVWSDSEQSFLDPEIGGVAVAPSHGSILIECAKRELHATTPLKNPNRNHPTRISLVFYQHKSMNEPKHGLALWEAKMAEKAREKEEECEKYGPDYVPQKSYGKKAKREPAEPHEPSEPTYVRFIKSLAQRTLSVTTDSTVTTSPYAFTRVTGPYNRYI; translated from the exons ATGGAACAGGACAGAACCAACCATGTTGACGGCAATAGATTGAGTCCATTTCTAATACCACAATCTCCCGTGTGCCAGGCAGAGCCTTCTGCAGTGAAGCTACAGAATGGAAGTCCGGCGACAGAGAGGCCTGAAGTCGAAGTAAATGGAGACCACAAGCGGCTATTCATTAAAAGCAACTACGGAGTGCCCCACGTGAAGGGAAGTCCAAACCACCGCGTTAGCCCTGACCTTTTACAAGAAATGAAAGTATGCTCCAAATATATGCAAAACGGTGGGATTAAACGCACTTTTAGTGAGCCCTCTCTGTATGGACTTCATCAGAGCAAGAAAGTGAaacaagacaaagaggtgaaCGGAGAAAAAGCTGAGCCAGATGATAACTATGAAAAACCAAGTGTCTCCAATTGTTACAGCGAGAAGAAAGCCGAGAGCTTTACAGGACAAGAAAATGAAGCCTCAGAGTTGATACCGTCTACAAGATACAACAGTGGTGGTTCTGAAAACCCTCATGACCTCCTGATTCAGAATGAGCAGGAGCGGGAAAATGTTCATTGCCACAACAGGGACATTGTCTTACTACTTAAGAACAAGGCGGTGCCAATGCCTAATGGTGCTACAGTTTCTGCCTCTTCCATGGAAAGCATGCATGGTGAACTCCTGGAGAAAACACTGTCTCAATATTATCCAGAACATGTTTCCATAGCAATGCAGAAGAACACATCTCATATCAATGCCATTACCAGTCAGGCTACTAATGAGTTGTCCTATGAGACAACGCATTCATCCCATACCTCAGGGCAGATCACTTCCCCACAGACCTCAAACTCTGAGCTGCCTCAAGTGCCAGCTGTAGTGGTTACTGAGGTCTACAATGCAGAAGACTCCAGTAAACCACCTGTATTGCCAGGTAGCTGTTCGCTTCAGAAACCAGAACTACAGCTACAGCAACAGATTCCAGGCTATGATACACACCAGTTATCTGTAGGAAACAGTACTGTTCGTGGAAGTGTAGGGCAGGTTCCCAACCAAGACCTCTCTTTAAGTTCCAGCAGTAACCTGCAAGCTCAGAACACCGCTCTGGAAAGGTTTTCTGAGCACGCAGAAAATAATGGTGCTTTCTTTAAACAGAACTCAATGTTTCATAAAGATTCCTCCACTCCTCCTGCTCCAGAAATGAACAGTGCGCTGTCCGGCGTGGCGCGAGAAGGACGCCACTCCTATGACAACGGCGAGGAAACTCTTCCTGGAGAGATCGAAAAcgaagggcagcagcagggactggTGCCAGAGAGTCCCAACCTCAGCCAGCAGCAACTTCACCCTCCGCAAAGACTTCCGCAGCAGGTGCCAACATCACAACAAGATGTCAGCGAAAGCAATCCCCGAGCTGCTGCGGCCGCCTTGATTCAGCAGCGCCCAGAAGAAATGCCGCCACCGCCAGAGCCTCCCCTCCAAAGCCTGCAGGCGTGCGGAAGTGACGGTGAGTTGCCGCAACGCTGTCAGCATTTCCCAGGACAGAGAGAACCTGAGATTCCTCCTGACAAAGAGAAGGACCAAGCGAAAGAGCCTGTGCAACAGCCTCAGCGTTACTCGAAGCCGGCCTGGATCGAGTTGGTTTCCACACAGTTCCGCCAGGGAGAGCCTCCCCACAAGCCCAGCGAAGCGTTACTCCGATCAATTCTTCAGTTCCAGGCAAACACACCCGAAACAGCCTATACAAAGCAGTATGCTGGAAGTCCTGATGCATTAAAGGGGCCGTCGGGACAGCCCCAGAGCCAGAAGATAATGCAACAGGAACAAATTCCCCCGCTGTACAAAAGCGAGacctcccagctgcagccgcATCCCACAGCTGacccccagctgctgttccagaaACACTCGCCGCAGCCCCAGCTTGCCAAGATGGATCCCCCCCGCAAGTCCCAAGTGCAACAGCACCCTGCGCAGCAGCTCCATTTCCAGCAAAGACCTGAACAACCAGCCGAACAGCCCCTAGGGGCCCCGCTGAAACAGCAGCACTTGAATCCCCCGCCAGGGGAAAGCGAGCAATTCTTGCATTCACACATTTTGCAACAGATGCTCCAAAAGCAGGCACAGCAGACCCAGCTGCTGTGCAGTCCGCAGCTAACCCCCAACCAGCAACAGGCTCTGCAAATGAGAAGTAAAGAACCGCCCCAAGCCGTCTCCCATTCCCAAAGCACCCTGGAGCAGCAGCTAGACAGGACATCCTTCAGCCAGCTTAAAACAGATGAGTGTTTTCAAACTGGGAATAAGTACATGAAACCGGCTGCCTTCCCGCTGCACAGCCCTCAGCTGGGGCTAGAGCAGGTACAGAGCGTGAACAACAAGGCTCCCCTCTACAGTCAGAAAACAAACGCTGgtctgcagcatccctgcccaaACAACGTGCACTTgatttctgagaaggaaaacgCCGCGAATGTCGAACGCTTTGGGGCCAAGAAAATGCAGGACTTGCAGCACGTGCAGTATTTTTCAAACAACTTGCCCCCCAAGCAAGATGTGAATCACTGTTTTCAAGAACAAGAGCAACAGACACAACAAGCTTCGGTGATACAGCTGCCGCTCCAGCAGACACAAGGCTACGGGGGCAGCCTGAATCAAGAGCTCCCCAGCCACCAAGCCCCACAGATGCCCCAGCGGTACTTACCACACAGCCAGCAAACTCCCCCGCACGCCCCAGAGCAGAGAGGCTGTCATCTGCAGACCCAAACCCAgaaggattttcaaaagcacgCTGCCCTAAGGTGGCATCTCTTACAAAAACAGGAGCAACAGGCGTACCAGCAACCCAAACCCGAGCTCGGCCCCAGCACAGCACGCAAGCCTATCAAAATTGAGGCTGGCACAAAGTCTAACGTCTGCATGCGTCCATCAACTGGAcagctagaaaacaaaatgtggaaaaaaacaattaaacaagAGAATCAGCACTTCAGCTGCGAGAACATGCAACAAAAGAGCATCATTGAGACAATGGAACAGCAGCTAAAACAGATACAGGTCAAATCACTGTTTGATCACAAGACTTTTACTGTCAAATCACCTAAACATGTGAAGGTTGAAACAGCAGGCCCTATTACCATCCTATCGAGAAACACCTGTGCTGCAGAATTTGACACTCAGACCCCAATCTCAGAACAACAAGCTAACTCGTCTGCTGAGAAAACCCCGACCAAAAGAACAGCTGGAACTGTTCTCAATAATTTTTTAGACTCACCTTCCAAGTTACTGGATACTCCTGTAAAAAATTTATTGGACACACCTGCCAAAACCCAGTATGACTTCCCATCTTGCAGCTGTGTTG agcAAATTATTGAAAAAGATGAAGGTCCATTTTATACCCATCTAGGAGCCGGTCCTAATGTGGCAGCTATTAGAGAAATCATGGAAGAAAG attTGGACAGAAGGGTAAAGCTATAAGGATTGAGAGGGTGGTCTACACTGGGAAAGAAGGCAAAAGTTCTCAAGGATGTCCTATTGCTAAATGG GTAGTCCGCAGAAGCAGTCAGGAAGAAAAGCTACTCTGCTTGGTGCGCGAGCGAGCGGGCCACACGTGCGAGACGGCGGTGATCGTGATTCTCATCCTGGTCTGGGAGGGAATCCCGACAAGCCTGGCCGACAAGCTGTATTCTGAACTCACCGACACCCTGAGAAAGTATGGCACGCTCACGAACCGGCGGTGTGCCCTGAATGAAGA ACGGACCTGTGCATGTCAAGGGCTGGACCCTGAAACTTGTGgtgcttcattttcctttggttgCTCCTGGAGCATGTACTACAATGGTTGTAAGTTTGCCAGAAGCAAGATTCCAAGAAAGTTTAAGCTGATGGGGGATGATCCAAAAGAG gaagaaaaactagAATCCAATTTGCAGAATCTGTCAACCCTGATGGCGCCCACCTACAAGAAGCTTGCACCCGATGCATACAACAACCAG ATCGAGTACGAACACAGAGCACCCGAGTGTCGCCTGGGGTTAAAAGAAGGTCGCCCATTCTCCGGGGTCACTGCCTGCCTGGATTTCTGTGCTCATGCTCACAGAGACTTACACAATATGCAGAACGGGAGTACACTG GTTTGCACACTAACTAGAGAAGACAATCGTGAAATTGGCCAAACACCTGAAGATGAGCAGCTCCACGTGCTCCCGTTATACAAAGTCTCTGATGTGGATGAGTTTGGAAGCGCTGAAGgccaggaggagaagaagaggaatGGCAGCATCCAGGTCCTTACCTCCTTTCGTCGGAAAGTAAGGATGTTAGCAGAGCCTGTTAAGACGTGCCGGCAAAGGAAGCtagaagcaaagaaggcagctgcagaaaagctttCCTCCTTGGAGAATGGGTCTAGCAAAGCTGAAAGAGACAAGTCTGCTGCAGCACGCAACAAGCAAGGCAACTCTGAAGCGGCAGGTCATGCAAAGCAGCTAGCAG ATCTTTTACGCCTTTCAGGACCAGCCtcacaacaacagcagcaacatccCCAGCGCACTCTCCCTAACAGCTCTCAGTCAAATCCTATTAACTCTTACTCGGGTTCAGGTTCTGCAAATCTGTATGTAAGGTTGCCTAATCCAGCTGGTGGTTATCCAAGCTCTTCATACACTTCAGATCCCTATGGAGGGTCCAGTCCCATGAACCTTTACACCACCTCATCACAGCCTGCGGGGTCTTATTTGAATTCTTCCAGTCCCATGAACCCTTATTCAGGATCGTTAAGTCAAAATAACCAGTATCCACCGTACCCATGCAATGGAAACATGCCAATGGACAACTGCCCCTCTTACTTGGGCTCCTACCCCTCCCAGCATCAGCACATGGACTTGTATAGCTGTCAGAGCCAAGACCCTATGTCTAAACTAAGCCTGCCACCCATTCAAACATTATACCAGCACAGGTTTGGGAATAACCAGAGTTTTGGTCCCAAATACTTGAATTATGGAAACCAAAATATGCAGGTAGACTCCTTCAGTAATTGCACCATTAGACCAAATGTACACCACGTAGGGTCTTTCTCCTCTTACTCCACCCACGAGGCTGATGGTCATTTTTTGGAGGTAGCCTCAAGGTTAAAATCTAATCTGAGTAATCCAAGCATGGACTATGCCTCCATgaataaaaacactgaacatCACCATGTGCAACCCCCTCCACATTTAGCACACGACTACCATCCTGCTCCAAGTATGTTTAGTGGTCCTCCTAATTCGTTGCACCTCCAAAATAAGGATAGCGAAATGATTTCACATGCAGTCAATGGTTTGTCTAGCATGCTTCCAGGTCAAAACCATGATAGGACTACTCCCCAAGGTGGTTTAGATAAAACCGATGTGCTGAATCCTGAAAAAGCAGAGGATCCTGATGAAGTCTGGTCAGATAGTGAACAGAGCTTCCTGGATCCAGAAATTGGAGGAGTGGCAGTTGCTCCATCTCATGGGTCAATTCTCATAGAGTGTGCAAAGCGTGAGCTCCATGCAACGACCCCCCTAAAAAATCCCAACAGGAACCATCCCACCAGAATATCCCTTGTCTTTTACCAGCACAAGAGTATGAACGAGCCAAAACACGGTCTGGCTCTGTGGGAGGCCAAGATGGCTGAGAaggcaagagagaaagaagaggaatgtGAAAAATACGGTCCAGACTACGTGCCTCAGAAATCTTATGGCAAAAAAGCAAAGCGGGAGCCTGCTGAGCCACATGAACCCTCGGAGCCAACGTACGTGCGCTTCATCAAGTCTCTTGCACAACGGACGCTGTCGGTCACCACAGACTCCACAGTAACAACATCTCCATATGCCTTTACACGGGTTACAGGGCCTTACAACAGATATATCTAA